A region of Mycobacteriales bacterium DNA encodes the following proteins:
- the cysS gene encoding cysteine--tRNA ligase, with translation MPLTLTDTRSREARPFVPVVEGTATVYVCGPTVQAPPHVGHARSAVAFDILRRWLSASGYDVTFVRNVTDIDDKIIHEAAHAGITNWAVAEQNTRAFNAAYDALGVLPPTVEPRATGHVPEMIALMRTLIDKGHAYASGGDVYFDVRSFDRYGELSGQRPDAMMQTEKVDPTRPKRDPLDFALWKAHKPGEPFWDTPWGPGRPGWHLECSAMSVKYLGQPFDVHGGGYDLVFPHHENENAQSACAGDGFANYWLHNGLVNTGGEKMSKSLGNSLVVADVLASGVRPQVLRYLLGGAHYRSNIEYSAAGLAEAAAAYGRIETFVRNAATDGTVDEAAWAEFAAAMDDDLAVSRALGVVHTTVGRGNAALAEGDRPTAADCRATVRRMLDVLGLDPVGQWPAAAGDLHETVGALVEIALEARSAARARKDFAEADAIRDRLAAAGVVVEDTAGGVRWHLGSA, from the coding sequence GACCGACACGCGCAGCCGCGAGGCGCGCCCGTTCGTCCCCGTCGTCGAGGGGACGGCGACCGTCTACGTCTGCGGCCCCACCGTGCAGGCGCCGCCGCACGTCGGTCACGCGCGCAGCGCGGTCGCGTTCGACATCCTGCGCCGGTGGCTGTCCGCGAGCGGCTACGACGTGACGTTCGTCCGCAACGTCACCGACATCGACGACAAGATCATCCACGAGGCCGCGCACGCCGGGATCACCAACTGGGCGGTCGCCGAGCAGAACACCCGCGCGTTCAACGCCGCCTACGACGCGCTCGGCGTCCTCCCGCCGACCGTCGAGCCGCGGGCCACAGGCCACGTGCCCGAGATGATCGCGCTGATGCGGACGCTCATCGACAAGGGGCACGCGTACGCGTCCGGCGGCGACGTCTACTTCGACGTCCGGTCGTTCGACCGCTACGGCGAGCTCTCCGGCCAGCGGCCCGACGCGATGATGCAGACCGAGAAGGTCGACCCGACCCGCCCCAAGCGCGACCCGCTCGACTTCGCGCTGTGGAAGGCGCACAAGCCGGGGGAGCCGTTCTGGGACACGCCGTGGGGGCCGGGCCGCCCCGGCTGGCACCTCGAGTGCTCGGCGATGTCGGTGAAGTACCTGGGGCAGCCGTTCGACGTCCACGGCGGCGGCTACGACCTCGTCTTCCCTCACCACGAGAACGAGAACGCCCAGTCCGCCTGCGCCGGCGACGGCTTCGCGAACTACTGGCTGCACAACGGCCTGGTCAACACCGGCGGCGAGAAGATGAGCAAGTCCCTCGGCAACTCCCTCGTCGTCGCCGACGTGCTCGCCTCCGGCGTCCGCCCGCAGGTGCTGCGCTACCTCCTCGGCGGCGCCCACTACCGCTCCAACATCGAGTACAGCGCCGCCGGGCTCGCCGAGGCCGCGGCCGCGTACGGCCGGATCGAGACGTTCGTCCGCAACGCCGCCACCGACGGCACCGTGGACGAGGCGGCGTGGGCGGAGTTCGCCGCCGCGATGGACGACGACCTCGCCGTCTCCCGCGCGCTCGGCGTCGTGCACACCACCGTCGGCCGCGGCAACGCCGCCCTCGCCGAGGGCGACCGCCCCACCGCCGCGGACTGCCGGGCCACGGTCCGCCGGATGCTGGACGTGCTCGGCCTCGACCCGGTCGGCCAGTGGCCGGCCGCGGCCGGCGACCTGCACGAGACGGTCGGCGCGCTGGTCGAGATCGCGCTCGAGGCGCGGTCGGCGGCGCGGGCGCGCAAGGACTTCGCCGAGGCGGACGCCATCCGCGACCGGCTGGCCGCGGCGGGCGTCGTCGTGGAGGACACGGCGGGAGGCGTCCGGTGGCACCTGGGAAGCGCGTAG